In one Sphingomonas sanguinis genomic region, the following are encoded:
- the cobJ gene encoding precorrin-3B C(17)-methyltransferase: protein MSGWLIVVGLGPGAEAMVTPEVSAALAEATDVVGYIPYVARVPERPGLTRHASDNRVERDRALHALEMAEAGGRVVVVSSGDPGVFAMAAAIFERVEEDPARWHDLDIRVLPGITAMLAASARAGAPLGHDFCAINLSDNLKPQALIERRLALAAEADFAIALYNPRSKARPDALDAAFALLRETCGDDRPVLFARAVSTPEEHLRIVPLPEARGEMADMRTVVIIGSSRTRMIPHAGRPILYTPRTTP, encoded by the coding sequence ATGAGCGGCTGGCTGATCGTCGTCGGGCTCGGGCCGGGCGCGGAGGCGATGGTCACGCCCGAGGTGTCGGCGGCGCTCGCCGAGGCGACCGATGTCGTCGGCTATATCCCTTACGTCGCGCGCGTCCCCGAGCGGCCCGGCCTGACCCGCCACGCCAGCGACAACCGGGTCGAGCGCGACCGGGCGCTCCATGCGCTGGAGATGGCGGAGGCGGGGGGGCGCGTGGTCGTCGTGTCTTCGGGCGATCCGGGGGTGTTCGCGATGGCAGCGGCGATCTTCGAGCGGGTCGAGGAAGATCCCGCCCGCTGGCATGACCTCGACATCCGTGTCCTGCCCGGCATCACCGCAATGCTGGCGGCGAGCGCGCGGGCGGGCGCGCCGCTGGGCCATGATTTCTGTGCGATCAACCTGTCGGATAACCTCAAGCCCCAAGCGCTGATCGAGCGGCGGCTGGCGCTGGCGGCAGAGGCGGATTTCGCCATCGCGCTTTATAATCCCCGGTCCAAGGCGCGGCCCGATGCGCTGGACGCGGCCTTTGCGCTGCTGCGCGAGACATGCGGGGATGACCGCCCGGTGCTGTTCGCCCGCGCCGTTTCCACACCCGAGGAGCATTTGCGCATCGTGCCCCTGCCGGAAGCGCGCGGCGAGATGGCCGATATGCGCACCGTCGTCATCATCGGCTCCAGCCGCACGCGGATGATCCCGCACGCCGGACGGCCGATCCTCTACACTCCCCGGACGACGCCGTGA
- a CDS encoding precorrin-2 C(20)-methyltransferase — translation MTGTVHGVGLGPGAADLMSVRADRLVRGAKHVAYFRKAGRRGHARTIVEGMLRDDVVEYPMDYPVTTEILFTDPRYNECLSAFYAACTAHILSLVQGGEDVVVLCEGDPFFYGSFMHLHSRLKDHVPVAVVPGITGMSGAWTASGAPITWGDDVLTVAMATLPEPELTRRIAETDALVVMKIGRHLPKLRRAIAAAGRTEQAWLVEHAAQAGERVRRLAEVEDAPAPYFSIALIHGQGRRP, via the coding sequence CGCGGCGGACCTGATGAGCGTCCGCGCCGACCGGCTGGTACGCGGTGCCAAGCACGTTGCCTATTTCCGCAAGGCCGGACGACGTGGCCATGCGCGCACCATCGTAGAGGGTATGCTCCGCGACGATGTGGTCGAGTATCCGATGGACTATCCGGTCACAACCGAGATCCTGTTCACCGACCCGCGCTACAATGAGTGCCTGTCGGCCTTCTATGCGGCATGCACTGCGCATATCCTCTCGCTGGTGCAGGGCGGCGAGGATGTGGTGGTCCTATGTGAGGGCGACCCATTCTTCTACGGCTCGTTCATGCACCTGCACAGCCGGTTGAAGGATCATGTGCCCGTCGCAGTGGTGCCCGGCATCACCGGCATGTCGGGCGCCTGGACCGCCAGCGGCGCGCCGATCACCTGGGGCGACGATGTGCTGACCGTCGCGATGGCGACCCTGCCCGAGCCGGAACTGACCCGCCGCATCGCCGAGACCGACGCGCTGGTCGTGATGAAGATCGGCCGCCATCTGCCCAAGCTGCGCCGCGCGATCGCGGCGGCGGGACGGACGGAGCAGGCCTGGCTGGTCGAACACGCCGCCCAGGCCGGGGAGCGCGTCCGCCGACTGGCAGAGGTGGAAGATGCTCCCGCCCCCTATTTCTCCATTGCGCTGATCCACGGCCAGGGGCGGCGGCCATGA
- a CDS encoding cobalamin biosynthesis protein, with protein sequence MVIAGFGCRAEATSESFRSALAATGMRPDALAVPADRAGVIAPFAEAEGLVVHRVAADLLSGIDTPTRSTVSLAARGVGSVAEAVALAAAGPGARIVGLRVISSDRMATCAIAQGH encoded by the coding sequence ATGGTGATCGCCGGGTTCGGATGCCGGGCGGAGGCGACCTCCGAGTCCTTCCGCAGCGCGCTGGCCGCCACCGGCATGCGCCCCGATGCGCTGGCCGTGCCCGCTGACCGGGCCGGGGTGATCGCGCCATTTGCCGAGGCCGAGGGGCTGGTCGTCCACCGCGTCGCCGCCGATCTGCTGTCAGGCATCGACACCCCGACCCGCTCGACCGTCAGTTTGGCCGCACGCGGGGTCGGCAGCGTCGCCGAAGCCGTCGCGCTGGCCGCCGCCGGGCCGGGCGCGCGGATCGTCGGCCTGCGTGTGATTTCCTCCGACCGCATGGCGACCTGCGCCATTGCCCAGGGACATTGA
- the cbiE gene encoding precorrin-6y C5,15-methyltransferase (decarboxylating) subunit CbiE: MADSQAWLTIVGIGEDGWDGLTAPARAAILAADSVMGAPRHLSLLAEQGRAERIVWPVPFADGVPMLLERKAERVVMLASGDPFWFGAGSVVTRAMEPGEWIAYPAPSTLSLAAARLGWPVETIHSVGLHARPVETLRPLLAPGQRILALMRDGASVTGLAAWLAEQGFGDSALTVLEALGGPRERVRACTADALDWTDIAHPVAVAIEPAGSGRILPRASGLDDDWFAHDGQITKRPVRALALSALAPRPGELLWDIGTGSGSVAIEWLLSDPTTRAIGFERDPARLARAADNAARLGLTRLDLIEGDAVSELAERPHPDAVFVGGGLSRPLVEALRTLPRCRLVAHAVTLETEALLVECHARYGGELLRIELARARPLGTKRGWKASYPIVQWRVAW, encoded by the coding sequence ATGGCTGACTCCCAGGCGTGGCTGACGATCGTCGGGATCGGCGAGGATGGCTGGGACGGACTGACCGCCCCCGCGCGCGCCGCGATCCTGGCGGCCGATAGCGTGATGGGCGCGCCGCGTCACCTGTCGCTGCTGGCCGAGCAGGGCCGGGCCGAGCGGATCGTCTGGCCCGTCCCCTTTGCCGATGGCGTTCCCATGCTGCTCGAACGGAAGGCTGAGCGGGTGGTGATGCTCGCCTCGGGCGATCCCTTCTGGTTCGGGGCGGGGTCGGTGGTGACACGGGCGATGGAGCCGGGCGAGTGGATCGCCTATCCGGCCCCGTCCACTTTGTCGCTGGCGGCGGCGCGGCTGGGCTGGCCGGTCGAGACGATCCACAGCGTCGGACTGCATGCGCGTCCCGTCGAGACGCTGCGACCGCTTCTGGCACCGGGGCAGCGGATCCTGGCGCTGATGCGCGATGGCGCTTCGGTGACGGGCTTGGCCGCATGGCTGGCGGAACAGGGCTTCGGCGACAGCGCGCTGACCGTGCTGGAGGCGCTGGGCGGTCCGCGCGAGCGGGTGCGGGCCTGCACGGCGGACGCGCTCGACTGGACCGATATCGCCCACCCGGTCGCGGTCGCGATCGAGCCTGCCGGGTCGGGCCGTATCCTGCCGCGTGCGAGTGGCCTGGACGATGACTGGTTCGCGCATGACGGACAGATCACCAAGCGCCCCGTCCGCGCGCTGGCACTGTCGGCGCTCGCGCCGCGACCGGGCGAGTTGCTGTGGGACATCGGCACCGGATCGGGATCGGTCGCGATCGAATGGCTGCTGAGCGACCCGACCACCCGCGCCATCGGTTTCGAGCGCGATCCCGCACGCCTCGCGCGCGCCGCCGACAATGCCGCACGGCTGGGCCTGACCCGGCTGGACCTGATCGAGGGTGATGCGGTTTCGGAGCTGGCCGAGCGTCCGCACCCCGATGCGGTGTTCGTCGGCGGCGGCTTGTCGCGGCCACTGGTCGAGGCGCTGCGGACTCTGCCGCGCTGTCGCCTGGTCGCGCACGCCGTCACGTTGGAGACCGAGGCGCTGCTGGTCGAATGCCATGCCCGTTATGGCGGGGAGCTGCTGCGCATCGAATTGGCGCGTGCGCGACCGCTCGGCACCAAGCGGGGGTGGAAGGCGAGCTATCCCATAGTGCAGTGGCGGGTCGCATGGTGA
- a CDS encoding cobalt-precorrin-6A reductase, translated as MRHILLLGGTTEASALATALAARGERAVLSYAGRTEAPRAQAIPTRVGGFGGIEGLAEYLRREGVTHLVDATHPFAARISANAIAAAELAGVPLLALTRPEWVETPGDRWTRVADTEQAVAALGSDPARVFLALGRQTIDNFASAPQHFYLLRFVDAAAPPALPRHHLVVDRGPFTLTGELALLREHRIQIVVAKNAGGSGARAKLDAARELGLPVVMIDRPFIPPRRQVSSVAAVLDWLDHGVVRGV; from the coding sequence ATGCGCCATATCCTTCTGCTCGGCGGCACGACCGAAGCGAGCGCCCTGGCCACCGCGCTGGCCGCGCGGGGCGAGCGGGCGGTGTTGAGCTATGCGGGCCGTACCGAAGCCCCGCGCGCGCAGGCGATCCCGACGCGGGTCGGCGGTTTCGGCGGTATCGAGGGGCTGGCCGAGTATCTGCGCCGCGAAGGCGTGACCCATCTGGTCGACGCCACCCATCCCTTTGCCGCGCGGATCAGTGCCAATGCGATTGCGGCGGCGGAGTTGGCGGGCGTCCCCCTTCTCGCGCTGACCCGACCCGAATGGGTGGAGACGCCCGGCGACCGCTGGACCCGCGTGGCGGATACCGAACAGGCGGTGGCCGCACTCGGCTCCGATCCGGCGCGCGTCTTCCTGGCGCTCGGGCGTCAGACCATCGACAACTTCGCCAGCGCGCCGCAGCATTTCTACCTGCTGCGCTTCGTCGATGCCGCCGCGCCGCCCGCGCTGCCCCGCCACCATCTGGTCGTGGACCGAGGTCCCTTTACGCTGACTGGCGAACTGGCGCTGCTGCGTGAACATCGAATCCAGATAGTCGTCGCTAAGAACGCGGGGGGCTCCGGCGCTAGGGCGAAGCTGGATGCGGCGCGCGAACTCGGGCTGCCGGTCGTGATGATCGACCGGCCCTTCATCCCGCCCCGCCGTCAGGTGAGCAGCGTCGCCGCCGTGCTGGATTGGCTGGATCACGGCGTCGTCCGGGGAGTGTAG
- the cobM gene encoding precorrin-4 C(11)-methyltransferase, which translates to MTVHFIGAGPGAPDLLTLRGRDLIAACPVCLYAGSLVPEAVLAHCPPDAKIVNTAPMTLDEIMAEIAEAHAKGQDVARLHSGDLSVWSAMGEQVRRLRELGIPVSVTPGVPSFAAAAAVLESELTLPGIAQSVILTRTPGRASAMPEGESLTAFAATGATLAIHLSIHNLDKVVADLTPHYGADCPVAIVWRASWPEQRIVRATLSTIEEAAADGPERTALILVGRVLDQSDFAESRLYAEGYDRRYRPGNILA; encoded by the coding sequence ATGACCGTTCACTTCATCGGCGCCGGACCCGGTGCCCCCGACCTGCTGACCCTGCGCGGCCGCGATCTGATCGCCGCCTGCCCGGTTTGCCTCTATGCCGGATCGCTGGTGCCTGAGGCGGTGCTGGCGCATTGCCCGCCGGATGCGAAAATCGTGAACACCGCGCCGATGACGCTCGATGAGATCATGGCCGAGATTGCGGAAGCCCACGCCAAAGGCCAGGACGTGGCCCGGCTCCATTCCGGCGACCTGTCGGTCTGGTCGGCGATGGGCGAGCAGGTGCGGCGTTTGCGCGAACTGGGCATCCCCGTCTCGGTGACGCCGGGTGTGCCGTCCTTCGCAGCCGCCGCGGCGGTGCTGGAAAGCGAGCTGACCCTGCCCGGCATCGCGCAATCGGTGATCCTGACCCGCACCCCCGGCCGCGCCAGCGCCATGCCGGAGGGTGAGTCGCTGACCGCCTTCGCCGCGACCGGCGCGACGCTGGCCATCCATCTGTCGATCCACAATCTGGACAAGGTCGTCGCCGACCTGACCCCGCATTATGGCGCCGACTGCCCGGTCGCGATCGTCTGGCGCGCCAGCTGGCCCGAGCAGCGTATCGTCCGCGCGACGCTGTCCACCATCGAGGAGGCTGCGGCCGATGGGCCGGAGCGGACCGCGCTGATCCTGGTCGGCCGCGTGCTTGACCAGAGCGATTTCGCCGAAAGCCGCCTGTACGCGGAGGGCTATGACCGGCGCTATCGCCCGGGAAACATCCTCGCATGA